The proteins below come from a single Paludibacter jiangxiensis genomic window:
- a CDS encoding MBOAT family O-acyltransferase, which translates to MLFNSIDFAFFFCIVFLLYWFPARKSLKGQNWLLMIASYYFYSCWDIRFLSLLALSTFLCYITGLQIHKTEPRKGRKIWLWSGVAINLGLLGFFKYYNFFAESLSDLLKTAGFATEISSLNIILPVGISFYTFHGLSYIFDIYNDKIKPTRNFVDYSLFVSFFPLLIAGPIERATHLLPQVSRPREFNYDRAVDGLKQILWGLFKKMVIADNCAQYANQIFTHSEAYSGSTLVVGAVFFAIQIYGDFSGYTDIALGTARLLGFELLRNFAYPYFSRDIAEFWRRWHISLSSWFRDYLYIPLGGSRGGMWAKIRNTFIIFVVSGFWHGANWTFIVWGALNALFMMPLVVFKMNRNHIDVVAKGKILPSLREAGEMLLTFALAVFAWIFFRAEDMGHAFSYLSGIFSKSLFSLPQVWPWLTIVFVLFFFAVEWRGREYPYALGGVAGDWHKAWRWSLYYAIFIVIILFRGSGQHFIYFQF; encoded by the coding sequence ATGCTATTTAACTCGATAGACTTCGCGTTCTTTTTTTGCATTGTATTTTTGCTTTACTGGTTTCCTGCCCGAAAATCACTGAAAGGACAAAACTGGCTTCTGATGATAGCCAGCTACTATTTTTATAGTTGTTGGGATATCAGATTTCTTTCTCTGTTGGCGCTATCTACCTTTCTTTGTTACATTACCGGCTTGCAGATTCATAAAACAGAACCAAGGAAAGGACGGAAAATTTGGTTGTGGTCGGGTGTCGCGATTAATCTGGGATTGCTCGGCTTTTTTAAATACTATAATTTTTTTGCCGAATCACTGTCGGATTTATTGAAAACGGCAGGTTTTGCTACTGAAATCTCTTCTCTCAATATTATTCTTCCTGTCGGGATATCGTTTTACACGTTTCACGGACTGTCCTATATTTTTGATATTTACAACGACAAGATAAAGCCTACCCGTAACTTTGTTGACTATTCGCTTTTTGTTTCGTTCTTTCCATTATTAATTGCAGGACCAATTGAGCGGGCTACCCACCTTTTGCCTCAGGTGTCGCGACCACGCGAATTCAATTACGATCGGGCAGTGGATGGGTTGAAACAAATTCTTTGGGGACTGTTCAAGAAAATGGTGATTGCCGATAATTGTGCGCAATATGCCAATCAGATTTTCACCCATTCCGAAGCGTACTCGGGAAGTACATTGGTAGTAGGTGCCGTCTTTTTTGCGATACAGATTTACGGCGATTTTTCGGGATATACCGATATCGCGTTGGGAACAGCCCGTTTGCTTGGTTTTGAACTGCTTCGAAATTTTGCCTATCCCTATTTTTCGCGCGACATTGCCGAATTCTGGCGTCGCTGGCATATATCCCTTTCCTCGTGGTTTCGCGATTATCTCTATATTCCGTTGGGAGGCAGCAGGGGTGGAATGTGGGCGAAAATCCGAAATACCTTCATCATTTTTGTAGTGAGCGGATTTTGGCATGGAGCCAACTGGACGTTTATCGTCTGGGGCGCACTGAATGCATTATTTATGATGCCTTTGGTAGTGTTCAAAATGAATCGTAACCATATTGATGTTGTGGCAAAAGGGAAAATATTGCCATCATTGCGTGAAGCCGGAGAAATGCTTTTAACTTTCGCACTGGCGGTTTTTGCCTGGATATTCTTTCGTGCCGAGGATATGGGTCATGCATTTTCTTATTTGAGTGGAATTTTCAGTAAATCGTTATTTTCTTTACCTCAGGTATGGCCCTGGTTGACAATTGTTTTTGTGCTTTTCTTTTTTGCCGTCGAATGGCGAGGAAGAGAGTATCCGTACGCTTTGGGTGGCGTTGCCGGCGATTGGCATAAGGCATGGCGCTGGAGTCTTTATTATGCCATCTTTATCGTGATTATATTATTCAGAGGTAGCGGCCAACATTTTATTTATTTTCAATTTTAA
- a CDS encoding branched-chain amino acid aminotransferase — MDSINWSELSFGYMPTDYNVRCTYKDGQWGEIEETTDSTITLHMAATCLHYGQEAFEGLKAFRGKDGKIRIFRIEENAKRLQATSDGIMMAKLPIEKFEEAVKRVVKLNERFVPPYESGASLYIRPLLIGTSAQVGVKPSNEYLFMIFVTPVGPYFKGGFQTTPVVILRQFDRAAPLGTGTFKVGGNYAASLVAGEKAHSMGYSSVLYLDAKEKKYVDECGPANFFGIKQNTYVTPESTSILPSITNKSLMQLAKDMGMTVERRQIPEEELGTFEEAGQCGTAAVISPISRIDDVDQNKSYVISKDGTPGPISRKLYEHLRAIQYGDEPDTHGWVTVLD; from the coding sequence ATGGATTCAATTAACTGGTCGGAACTTTCATTTGGTTATATGCCAACGGATTATAATGTTCGTTGTACTTACAAAGATGGCCAATGGGGAGAAATTGAAGAAACAACCGACTCTACTATTACGTTGCACATGGCAGCAACTTGTCTGCACTACGGACAAGAGGCCTTTGAGGGTTTGAAAGCATTTCGCGGTAAAGATGGTAAAATTCGTATTTTCCGTATTGAGGAAAACGCGAAACGTCTGCAAGCTACATCAGATGGTATCATGATGGCGAAGTTGCCAATTGAGAAATTCGAAGAGGCAGTGAAACGAGTGGTAAAATTGAATGAGCGTTTTGTACCTCCTTATGAAAGCGGAGCGTCTCTTTATATTCGTCCTTTATTGATTGGTACGAGCGCTCAGGTTGGTGTGAAGCCTTCCAATGAATATTTGTTCATGATATTTGTAACTCCCGTTGGACCATATTTTAAAGGTGGTTTCCAAACAACTCCGGTAGTTATTCTTCGTCAATTTGACCGTGCAGCTCCACTTGGAACCGGTACGTTTAAGGTTGGTGGTAATTACGCAGCCAGTCTTGTCGCTGGTGAAAAAGCTCACTCAATGGGTTATTCGTCTGTTCTTTATCTTGACGCAAAAGAAAAGAAATATGTTGATGAATGCGGCCCTGCCAATTTCTTCGGAATCAAGCAAAATACATACGTTACTCCGGAATCGACATCTATACTTCCGTCTATTACCAATAAAAGTCTGATGCAACTGGCAAAAGACATGGGTATGACAGTTGAACGTCGTCAAATCCCGGAAGAAGAACTGGGAACTTTTGAAGAAGCCGGTCAATGTGGTACAGCTGCTGTTATCAGCCCTATTTCCCGTATCGATGATGTAGATCAAAATAAATCGTATGTCATCTCTAAAGATGGTACTCCGGGACCGATTTCAAGGAAATTGTATGAACATTTGCGAGCCATTCAGTATGGTGATGAGCCTGATACTCATGGCTGGGTTACCGTTTTAGACTAA
- a CDS encoding tetratricopeptide repeat protein — MRQYSIIGLVLFFFSLSVNAQTIAEGQSLLNSQRYSEASRVFGNILKKRPNDGAANYGYGQCQNKLGNKEEAITSLQIAVNKKITAAYPLLCELCFEQYHFEEAVSNIEAYLALPKTTQAEAAKLNKLLEKAKIGAQLLQHVESITIVDSMQVAKNEFYKYYSMGKDLGTIIPSKQIRKTAPDGALAYKSQRGDRVVFADSLKHKLGLYGTFQMIDSWSEPIPLSDQVNGTGSVINYPFVSSDGVTLYFAAQGANSLGGYDLFITRFNSKDNNYYAPQNLGFPFNSTANDYLMVVDEINNLGWFATDRSQPEGKVMIYKYLTNPEKKLIQSSDTNYLRLAAQLKSYKKGKATKTNTRTTIEQDAPATVKPSMGFRVNDTISYTSIDQFKSAKAREIYLQADSLEKAQTRLQGELNQQRSAYGATESAEERSKIQPEILRLEREVNGLINKPQNLYLQARQTELEALSEKR; from the coding sequence ATGCGCCAATACTCAATCATCGGTTTGGTTCTTTTCTTTTTTTCTCTTTCTGTTAATGCACAAACCATAGCTGAAGGCCAAAGCCTGCTCAATAGCCAGAGATATTCCGAAGCCTCACGGGTTTTCGGAAATATTCTCAAAAAACGCCCCAATGATGGTGCGGCAAACTATGGATATGGCCAGTGTCAAAACAAACTGGGAAATAAAGAGGAGGCTATCACATCCTTACAAATCGCTGTTAATAAAAAAATAACAGCTGCCTATCCTTTGTTGTGCGAATTGTGTTTTGAACAATATCATTTTGAAGAAGCAGTTTCTAATATTGAAGCATACCTTGCTTTACCCAAAACGACACAGGCAGAAGCTGCAAAGCTTAACAAACTACTTGAAAAAGCCAAAATCGGAGCGCAGTTATTACAACACGTAGAATCCATTACTATTGTCGACAGCATGCAGGTTGCCAAAAATGAATTCTACAAATACTACTCAATGGGAAAAGATCTTGGCACTATAATACCTTCAAAGCAAATTCGCAAAACTGCTCCCGATGGCGCCCTGGCTTATAAATCACAACGCGGCGATCGAGTTGTTTTTGCAGACAGCTTGAAGCACAAGCTCGGTCTATACGGCACTTTTCAAATGATTGACTCCTGGAGCGAGCCAATACCTCTGAGCGACCAGGTAAACGGAACTGGCAGTGTTATTAATTATCCGTTTGTTTCATCCGACGGAGTTACGCTCTATTTTGCAGCGCAAGGCGCTAATTCGCTGGGAGGATACGATCTGTTCATCACCCGCTTCAACTCAAAAGACAACAATTATTACGCTCCACAAAACTTAGGATTTCCATTCAATTCTACTGCAAATGACTATTTGATGGTTGTTGATGAGATTAATAATCTTGGCTGGTTTGCCACGGACCGTTCGCAACCGGAAGGGAAAGTAATGATTTACAAGTATCTAACCAATCCGGAGAAAAAGCTGATACAGAGTTCCGACACTAATTACCTGCGACTTGCAGCTCAATTGAAAAGTTACAAAAAAGGCAAAGCAACTAAAACGAACACCCGCACTACAATAGAACAGGATGCTCCTGCTACCGTCAAGCCCTCTATGGGATTCAGGGTCAATGACACTATTAGCTACACATCAATCGACCAGTTTAAAAGTGCTAAAGCCCGTGAAATATATTTACAGGCAGATTCGCTGGAAAAAGCACAAACGAGACTGCAAGGTGAGTTGAACCAACAGCGTTCGGCCTATGGCGCCACCGAATCAGCTGAAGAAAGAAGTAAAATTCAGCCTGAAATATTACGCCTTGAAAGAGAAGTAAACGGACTGATAAACAAACCTCAAAACCTTTACTTACAAGCCCGGCAAACAGAGCTTGAAGCACTTAGCGAAAAACGATAA